A region of the Chryseobacterium cucumeris genome:
CTACCTCATCTGAAATCCCTGAAGAAGAAAGAGCATCTATAGGAATTTCAGACGGACTGATCAGGTTCTCCATCGGTCTTGACCACGATATCAAAAGAACTTACCAAAAAATGAAGGAATGCATGCTGAAAGTTGGAGTTCTTAACCACCATGAAAACATTTCCATTTCCTAAATTTATTGTAAAAAGGCTGTTTCATTTGTGAGAAACAGCCTTTTTTATTTATCAATCCACCTGTTTTAATATTGATTAACAAATGTTATGTGTAGTCTTTTACAGGTTTAGGCTAAAGCCATTGGAAGATTTTATTTATTTTGATGAATGGGCTAAAGCCCACTCCTATTGAATTTTCTTTTTGATAATCCCTCATGTTATTTCTTATAATAATGATGCGGAAAAGCATCCTCGGGCTTCATTCTGAAAACATTCAGCAAAATCCAGGACTTTAAAAATCCGTATCCGTAAGAAAACATCTGAATATACGTGGAAATAACTGCCATTCCGGCAATACTGATATTTTTTGTCAGCAATAAAGCGTGAAACAACACCAGAAAGGTATACAATCCATAAAAGGCAAGGATGATTCCTCTTCCCATAATAAAATACTCCAGAAAGCCCATCACATATCCCAGCATAAATAAAGTAGGAAAAGCAAAGGAAATTTTTACATAATTCGGGTGTCTCTGGTTAAGAATCGGTCTTGCACAGCCAAACTGATAGACCTGTTTGGAGAATTTTCCAAAATCGACCCTACGTTTGTGATATACAGCGATATCATCAAAAAAAGCAGTAGTAAAACCATTTTCCCATAGGGTCATGGAAAGATCCGGATCTTCACCAATTCTCATTTCGGAAAATCCGCCTACTTTTTTAAAGACTTCTTTTTTCACTCCCATATTAAAACTTCTGGGCTGAAATTTTGAAACCGCTTTCTTACTTCCCCTTATTCCTCCGGTTGTAAATACAGACGTCATGGAATAAGAAATAGCTTTCTGCATCAGATTAAATCCTTTATGCGCTTTATCAGCCCCGCCAAACGCATCACAAGGAATGGTCAGGATATCGTTTTTAATATGCTCAATATAATCTTTTTCAACAATGACATCACTGTCTACAAATACCAGCCATTCGTTAGCGGCTCTTGCCGCACCGTAATTTCTTGTCAGTCCCGGTCCTGAGTTATCTTTTCTGAAATATTTAATATCCAATCCCTGTTCAAAGTTTTTGATAGTAGGTTTCAGATCGATCAGAGAACCGTCATCCACGATAATGATCTCAAACTCCTTATCTGTCTGTTGAGTAAGAGAAGTCAGCAACTCAAAAAGTTCGTCTTTCCGGTTGTAAATGGCAACGACAATAGAAATAGTAGGCTTCAAATTGAAAATTTTTCAAAATTACTTATTCGCAGAACAACCTACAAACAGTTTAACAGCTTATTCAGATAAATTAACGATGTTACATTGTATTCTTCTCTCTGTACATATTTTATCAATGAAATTCTGAACCAAGTAATTTGGCATTCTAAACAAAATAAACATCCGGAATCCCTCCTAATTTTGCTATAGAAATTTAAACCCACAAAAAAATGGAACCAATTATCAGCACATTACAGCAACCCATTCAGTCAGGCTTTAACGCTTATTCAACAGCACAGGAAGTTATTCAGGGAATTGATCTTACTGGAAAAACAGTGATCATTACCGGTGGCTACGCAGGAATCGGACTTGAAACTACAAAAGTACTTACTTCGGCCGGAGCCTATGTCATTATTCCTGCAAGAGATATTGAAAAGGCAGGAAAAAACCTTACAGGAATTGAAAATATCAAACTTGAAAAAATGGATCTGATGGATCCGGCATCCATTGATGCCTTTGCAGAAAGATTCGTCTCATCACGCAGAAAACTGGATCTTCTTATTAATAATGCCGGGATTATGTGGGTACCACTCCGCAGAGACAGCAGGGGTTTTGAATCTCAGCTGGCGACCAATTATCTTGGACAGTTCCATCTCACCTCAAAATTATGGCCGGCTCTGAAAAAAGCAAATGGAGCAAGGGTTATCAGTGTTTCTTCGTATGGACATCAGATGGCTCCTTTTAATTTTGAAGACCCCAACTTTGAGGAAAGAAATTACGATACCCTTTCCGGATACGGACAATCCAAAACAGCTTGTAATCTGTTTGCCGTAGAACTAGATGAAAAAGGAAAAGAATTCGATATCAGAGCTTATTCTCTCCATCCCGGTTCTGTATATGGTACTGATCTGGGCAGAGAAGAACCTGTTGAGCTTTTTAAACAGCTTGGAACGCATGACGAAAACGGAAATATAAAACCTGAAGTTGAAGCACGATTAAAAACAATTCCACAAGGGGCTGCTACTACAGTCTGGTGTGCTGTGACGCCTCAACTTAACGGAATTGGCGGAGTGTATTGTGAAAACTGTGATATTGCAGAGGTAGACAGAGGGCAAATTGAGCACAGATTTGATGAACCGGCTACTATTCGTGGAGTACAACCTTATTCCATCGACAAAAACAATGCTGCCCGTTTATGGAAATTAAGTGAAGAGATGCTGGGATTTGAGTTCGATACCCAATAACTGTTTTTTAAATACATTTGTAATGAAAAACTTTTGACAATGGATTTCCAGATACAATACCTCACCCCGGATATCAAGCTTTCCAGTTATGATGACAAGCTCTTCAAAACGGAAACAGTTTTTGAATACCATATGCTGGTTTGGTTCATATCAGGAGAAACGAAAATTATTCAAGCAGATAAAACCTATGTTTTCAAAGCTGGAGATATTTTCCTGATTCCAAGAAACCATCTTGCCACGATTATCAATTATCCCAAAGACGGGCTTCCGCATAAAGCGGTAGTCATGCATCTTACCACAGAACGCCTGAAGAATTTTTACAGTTCTGTTGATGAGCAGAGGAAGACCGGAAATCACAAAGCCAGTATTCATCGCTTCAGCAGTCATCCGCTTCTGAGCAGCTGTCTTGCATCGCTCATACCTTATTTTGAAATGGAAGATCCGCTTCCTGAGAATATTGCCCATTTAAAAATCACTGAAGCCATCAGTATTGTAAGGGAAATTGATCCGGAGATAGATTATATACTCGCCGATTTTGATGAGCCGGGAAAAGTAGATCTGATCAGTTTTATGGAAAAAAATTATATGTTCAATATGCCATTGGAAAGGTTCGGATATCTGACAGGAAGGAGTTTATCTACTTTCAACCGGGATTTCAGAAAGATTTTTCAAACAACTCCGCAGCGATGGCTTACTCAAAAACGTCTTGAACTTGCCTATTATCATTTATCAGAAAAGAATAAAAAACCTTCCGATGTTTTTCTGGAAGTAGGTTTTGAAGACCTTTCCCATTTTTCACATGCCTTTAAAAAACAGTATGGCTTTGCGCCATCAATGACACGATAAATAAAATAGGTTGTACTAATCTGTACAACCTTTTATTATTTCAATTAAACTTATAATGTATGACAAGTTAATTTTTCTTTGGAATATCTGTATCTTTTAACTGCTTCTTTTGAGATATCACATGATGATTTAAAGCTTTTCTTTCAGGTTTTGAAGGTGATGATTTTGATCCGGAACCAAGCAGACCAAATAAATCAAGAACCACATCAAATATATCTAAAAAATTCCAGGACATTTCAATCTCCGAGTTTATGAATTATGATCTTCTAATTTATGTATTTTTTTCGTTTCTTCATATATTTTTTCCGACTTTCCATTGTTCTACAGCCTCTATCCTTTTACTTTAAAACCTGTTTTTGTTTTGTTATATGAACCATCCTGACTTAAAGTAGACATATAATATTGCAGAAATAATGAAAATTATTACTGAACAGCTGAAGAATAGTAATTTGAACAATGTTTTAAAGTAATAAAGCTTCAAAACGTGCAACACAAAAAATACTAAAAATGAAATCCCGGCTCCTATTAAAGAAGCCACCACTAGGGTTGGTGTATAGTTTTGTACAGGTAAAGGATCTTTAAAAACAATAAAAAAAGAAAATGCTGCCAATAACAAAGCAACTGCACTTGCTTTCTCTGTGAAGTATTTTGATCTCTTAAATTCTTTCTTTTGAAGTTTATCATCATAATTCAGGCTCTTTCTTTCAGAACTTAAACGTGATGATCCCGAACCGCTCTGAAACAGTCCGGACACACTAAATAGAGTATCTAATAGATCAAAAAAATGTCCCAGCACTTTTTGTTGCTATTTATTTTCTTCCAGTTTATGTACCTTTTTCGTTCCTTCATACATTTCATACTGTAAAAATCTTGTTTCCAGTTTTCCGTTGAAAAGTTTGATCTTTCTTGAAGGACGTAAACCGATTTTCTTCACCGCTTCAAGGTCTGAAGAGATCAGCCATGCTAAGGTATTCGGATAATGGGTTTTAAAGGTATCTCCTATTTTCTTGTAGAAATCATCGTCATTAATGGAAATTCTCTCATCGTATGGCGGATTGAATACCATTAATAAAGGGAACAGATCTTTTTTAGAATCAAAGAAGTTTTGTTTTTTAATCTCAATAACATCTTCCATTTCCGCTGCTTCCACGTTCATTCTTGCCGCATTCAGCATTCTTGCATCGATGTCATATCCAACAATTTTTCCATCAAACTGTCTGATTCTGTTAATTCTGAATTCTTTAATTTTTGCAAACAGGTCTGCATCATAGTTATTCCAGTTCTGGAATCCGAACCTTTTTCTGAAAATCTGAGCCGGAAGATCCATTGCAATCATTGCTGCTTCAATCAATAATGTTCCTGAACCGCACATCGGATCAAGGAAATTACCTTTTCCGTCCCAGCCTGCCAGCTGAAGCATTCCGCTTGCCAATACTTCATTGATAGGCGCTTCTCCCTGCTCTCTTCTATATCCTCTTTTAAACAAAGGATCTCCTGAAGAATCCATAGAAATCATTACCAATTCTCTGTCTATGTGAAGATGGAATTTGATATCCGGATTTCTCGTTTCCACATTCGGGCGTCTTTTGAATTTTTCCTGGAAATAATCCACGATGGCATCCTTCATTTTCAAAGTCACAAACTGAGAATGTTTGAACGTTTCAGAATTGACCGTAGCATCAATAAAGAAAGACTGATCAACATCCATGAAATTATCCCATTCAAATTTGAATAACCTGTCATAGAACTGATGCTGATTAAAAGCCTTGAACTCATGAATGGGCACCAATATTTTCAATGCCGTTCTTGCAGAATAATTGATTTTGTAAAGAAAACCCAGATCTCCTTCACAATTTACCGCTCTGTTTTTAATTTCAACATTTCTTCCGCCCAATTTTTTGATTTCTTCCGCCAGAATCTGCTCCAATCCGAAGAATGTCTTTATCTGTATTTTAATATTTTCTGTATCCATAAGTATGTATTAAAAGATTTAAAGCTTTAAAAACTAAAAGATTAACCACCCAATTTCTTATCCAATTGAATTTTTCAATCTCTTAATGTTGTAAAATACTTTGCTTTTAACCGCACAAATTTAGTTATTTTTGCATTATGGAATGGTTTGAATCTTGGTTTGATACCCCTTATTATCATTTGCTTTATAGCAACAGAGACTATACTGAAGCTGAAAACTTCATTACAAAGCTCACAGCGGATCTTCAGCTTCCGCCTCAGTCGAAAATCATAGATCTTGCCTGCGGAAAGGGAAGACACTCTGTTTTCCTTAACAAATTAGGGTATGATGTTTTGGGACTGGACCTTTCAAGACAAAGTATTGAATCTGACAAACAATATGAAAATCAGACACTGCTTTTTGAAGTTCATGATATGAGAAACCCTATTGATGCAGATCCTATGGATGCTGTATTCAATCTGTTTACCAGTTTTGGGTATTTTGACAATGAAAATGACGATAAGAAAGTATTTCAATCCGTTTACAATGCTTTAAAACCAGGAGGATATTTTGTATTGGACTACCTGAATGAGGAATTTGTAAGAAGTACTTTGGTTCCTGAAACAACGATCACGAGAGGAAATATTGAGTTCAGAATCCTAAAGAAAATCGAAGGAAGACATGTCATCAAAGACATCCGTTTTGAGGCTGACGGTAAGCCGTTTCATTTCTTTGAAAAAGTAAAGCTCCATACTTTGGAAGCCATTCATGCCTATGCTTCTGAATGTGGGTTTGAAAGAATAAAAATCTGGGGAGATTATCAGCTGAATGAATTTAAGAAAGAAAATTCCCCGCGTTGCATCAATTTATTTAAGAAAAAATAATGACAACAGTACTTTTACTGATTTTAAGTGTCGTAACAGGAGTATTCCTTGGAAAACACTTTGGTAAAAAAGAGAAGCTGGCCAAAAATCTATTGATACTGAGTGCCGGTTTTTTGATTACAATCTGTCTCAACGAAGTCTTTCCTCAGGTGTATACCTCTGCAGGAAGCAGCAGCCTTGGGATATTTGTAATTGCAGGAGTTCTTCTCCAGATGATCCTGGAAGCTCTTACCAAAGGTTTTGAACACGGGCACTTCCATCATCATAGCGAACACAATATTCTTCCTGTTGCTTTAATGGTAGGATTATTCATTCATGCTTTTATTGAAGGAATTCCTTTGGCTAACGAGCAGCACGAAATGTCGCCTTACCTTTGGGGAATTGTATTTCACAATCTTCCTATTTCATTTATTCTGGGTGCATTTTTATTTAACAGAAAAGGAGAATCAAAAAGTTCCTCATCTTATCCTTCTATTCTCATTGTAGCTTTATTTGCATTGGCTTCTCCAATGGGAATGTTATTAGGAAATTATTTCAATCCTGACCTTCAGCCTTATTTCCTGGCTATCGTAGGAGGAATTTTCCTTCATATCTCATCGGTGATCATTTTTGAAAGCAATAAAAATCACAATATCGATTGGGTAAAAATCGGGCTGGTTGTTTTAGGAGTTTCACTCGCATTGATGATGCATGTTTTCCATCAACACCCCCCTGCTCATTCTCATTAAACATAAAAAGCTCCGGAATCCGGAGCTTTTTCATTTTAGGTTGTATTAATAATATATATTTTCCACGATATGCCCCGTGGATTTTTACTTATAGCATTTTAGACAAATAAGTTAAAATTTGTTTTTTTAAAAATATTTTACATTAAAAAATAAATAAAAATTAAATATTTACATTTAAAAACACAATAAAACATATTGTTTAACATTTTTTAACAAAATATTAACAACAATACATTGTTTTTCGTACATTAGCCACATTACCATCATCTAAAAAATTGTATGAAAAAACAAAAAAACTTAACAACATCAGTCTGTTTTTTCTTAATGACGGGTTTTATGGCAGCCCAGACCACAAAGAAAACAGATTCTTTAGAAGAAAAAAAAATTGATGACATTGTAATTATTGGCTACAAAGCACAGAAAAAATCCAGTCTTACAGCCGCTGTCTCTGTTATTTCCGACAAAAAACTTCAGGATTCCAATACTCCAAGCGTATCCGGTCTTCTGCAGGGAAAAGCTGCCGGTGTTCAGATTTTGCCAGGTGGAGGTTCTGCTGGCTCAGTAGCCACTGTAAAAATCAGGGGTACTTCCACTATCAATGGTCCCAGTTCTGCCCTTTGGGTGGTGGATGGTGTAGTAATGCCCTATACTCCCAATCTGGATCCCAACCAGATTGAAAGTATCAACATCCTGAAAGATGCTGCTTCTACAGCCTTGTATGGTTCCAGAGCTGCCAATGGTATTGTACAGGTATTTACCAAATCAGGAAATTCAGGAAAAGGAACATTAAGTGCATCTCTTAATAATTCTTTTAATGTGTTTAACAACGGGCGTTTCAAACTGATGAACGGAACACAGCTGTATGATTATTTCACTTCATTAAAAGGAGCCCCTGAAATCCCTGAAGCACTTAGAAATGATGGCTACAACTGGCTGAAGGGTGGTACACAAACAGGAATTGTACAAAATTACACTATTGATTTCAAGGGAGGATCATCAAGCTCCAAAACCTATATTTCAGGAAATTATTATAATGAAACCGGGACAATAAAAGGAGATGAATACAACAGATTCTCATTCAGAATCAATCATGAGCAGACCATAAAACCGTGGCTGATACTGAAATCCAAAATCAGCTTATCATATACTACCGGAAAAGATACTCAGGCTTCGCTTTATCAGATGTACCTTAATATGCCATGGGACAACCCCAGAGATGCCAATGGAAATCTGATCCGGGTGGATGAGGATTACACAGATTGGTATGGAAGGGATAAAAGCAATTATCTGTATGACCTTCAATGGAACTATGGTAAAAGCAATCAGTTGGATCTTATCGGAAATATAGATGCTGAAATCCGACTTACCGATTATCTCAAATTCATCAGTACCAACAATATTACCTATAAAAACTACGATGATATGTACTATACTGATCCCAGATCGATCAGCGGAACAAGTAATAAAGGTGAACTGACAGAAAACTATCAAAAAGATATCAGCAAATTTTTCAACCAGATGCTGAGGTTTGATAAAGATTTCGGAAATCATAATATCAATGCATTAGCTGCGTATGAATATACCGACAGATTCTACAAAGCCTCAAAAGCAGGTGTTTATGGGATAGTACCTGATACAGATATTTTCAACACAGGTGCCACAACAGGTGAAAAACCATCGGGAACCAAATCAGACAGAGCTTATAATGCTTTTCTGTTTAACGTTGAATATGTGTTTAATAAAAAATATAGTATTCAAGGATCGCTAAGGAGCGAATCATCTTCTGCATTCGGCGCCAACAAAAGAAACGGCTTATTCTATGCATACAGTGCAGGATGGAATATTCATAAAGAAAACTTTTTCAAGATAAAACCTGTTAATGAATGGAAATTACGGGCGAGCAGGGGTCTTGTGGGAAATACACCCAGTCCTAATTATGGATGGCAGGACTTATATGCGTTGACACAAAAATATAACGGACAAATAGGAGCAACATGGTATCAGCTAGGGAATCCGGAATTAACATGGGAGTCCATCTATCAGAATAATATCGGTTCAGATATCAGGGCATTTAACAACAGGCTGACTTTAAATATTGATTATTTTAACAATAAAACGAAAAACTTGCTGATGCTTGTTTCTCTGCCATCACTAACAGGGGTTGACAGACAGTACCTGAATATTGGTGATGTCAAAAACAAAGGCTGGGAATTCAATGTAAATTATTCTATTATCCGCTCAAAAGATATCAGCTGGGATCTGGGATTCAATATCAGTACTTATAAAAACAGTGTACTTTCGACCCGAAATAACGGCACACAGGTATTAGGTAATTACCATGTAGCCATACCGGGATATGACGTTAACTCTTTCTATATGAGAAAGTGGCTGGGAGTAAATCCGGACAATGGCGAAGGACAATGGGAAGTAATCAACCCGGACGGAAGCAGAAGTGCAACTTCAAAGTATAACCTGGCTACCGTACAGGTAGTAGGAACAGCCACGCCGGATTATTACGGTTCTGTAAGCACTAATCTCAATATCAAAAATTTCTATCTTGCTGCAAATCTTTATTTCTC
Encoded here:
- a CDS encoding class I SAM-dependent DNA methyltransferase, with protein sequence MEWFESWFDTPYYHLLYSNRDYTEAENFITKLTADLQLPPQSKIIDLACGKGRHSVFLNKLGYDVLGLDLSRQSIESDKQYENQTLLFEVHDMRNPIDADPMDAVFNLFTSFGYFDNENDDKKVFQSVYNALKPGGYFVLDYLNEEFVRSTLVPETTITRGNIEFRILKKIEGRHVIKDIRFEADGKPFHFFEKVKLHTLEAIHAYASECGFERIKIWGDYQLNEFKKENSPRCINLFKKK
- a CDS encoding ZIP family metal transporter, whose product is MTTVLLLILSVVTGVFLGKHFGKKEKLAKNLLILSAGFLITICLNEVFPQVYTSAGSSSLGIFVIAGVLLQMILEALTKGFEHGHFHHHSEHNILPVALMVGLFIHAFIEGIPLANEQHEMSPYLWGIVFHNLPISFILGAFLFNRKGESKSSSSYPSILIVALFALASPMGMLLGNYFNPDLQPYFLAIVGGIFLHISSVIIFESNKNHNIDWVKIGLVVLGVSLALMMHVFHQHPPAHSH
- a CDS encoding SusC/RagA family TonB-linked outer membrane protein, with product MKKQKNLTTSVCFFLMTGFMAAQTTKKTDSLEEKKIDDIVIIGYKAQKKSSLTAAVSVISDKKLQDSNTPSVSGLLQGKAAGVQILPGGGSAGSVATVKIRGTSTINGPSSALWVVDGVVMPYTPNLDPNQIESINILKDAASTALYGSRAANGIVQVFTKSGNSGKGTLSASLNNSFNVFNNGRFKLMNGTQLYDYFTSLKGAPEIPEALRNDGYNWLKGGTQTGIVQNYTIDFKGGSSSSKTYISGNYYNETGTIKGDEYNRFSFRINHEQTIKPWLILKSKISLSYTTGKDTQASLYQMYLNMPWDNPRDANGNLIRVDEDYTDWYGRDKSNYLYDLQWNYGKSNQLDLIGNIDAEIRLTDYLKFISTNNITYKNYDDMYYTDPRSISGTSNKGELTENYQKDISKFFNQMLRFDKDFGNHNINALAAYEYTDRFYKASKAGVYGIVPDTDIFNTGATTGEKPSGTKSDRAYNAFLFNVEYVFNKKYSIQGSLRSESSSAFGANKRNGLFYAYSAGWNIHKENFFKIKPVNEWKLRASRGLVGNTPSPNYGWQDLYALTQKYNGQIGATWYQLGNPELTWESIYQNNIGSDIRAFNNRLTLNIDYFNNKTKNLLMLVSLPSLTGVDRQYLNIGDVKNKGWEFNVNYSIIRSKDISWDLGFNISTYKNSVLSTRNNGTQVLGNYHVAIPGYDVNSFYMRKWLGVNPDNGEGQWEVINPDGSRSATSKYNLATVQVVGTATPDYYGSVSTNLNIKNFYLAANLYFSQGGQVYNRYRELYDSDGAYPYYNQMVLENGWTRWEKPGDIATHPAAVYNNNSLTNKPSSRYLEDVSFVKLRSLRIGYNLPTSLTEKMKIKSANIYIMGENLFTITKFSGVDPEVGNADNQSVYSGNAGAIYPIPRRFSLGLNFSF
- a CDS encoding SDR family NAD(P)-dependent oxidoreductase, whose protein sequence is MEPIISTLQQPIQSGFNAYSTAQEVIQGIDLTGKTVIITGGYAGIGLETTKVLTSAGAYVIIPARDIEKAGKNLTGIENIKLEKMDLMDPASIDAFAERFVSSRRKLDLLINNAGIMWVPLRRDSRGFESQLATNYLGQFHLTSKLWPALKKANGARVISVSSYGHQMAPFNFEDPNFEERNYDTLSGYGQSKTACNLFAVELDEKGKEFDIRAYSLHPGSVYGTDLGREEPVELFKQLGTHDENGNIKPEVEARLKTIPQGAATTVWCAVTPQLNGIGGVYCENCDIAEVDRGQIEHRFDEPATIRGVQPYSIDKNNAARLWKLSEEMLGFEFDTQ
- a CDS encoding class I SAM-dependent RNA methyltransferase, which produces MDTENIKIQIKTFFGLEQILAEEIKKLGGRNVEIKNRAVNCEGDLGFLYKINYSARTALKILVPIHEFKAFNQHQFYDRLFKFEWDNFMDVDQSFFIDATVNSETFKHSQFVTLKMKDAIVDYFQEKFKRRPNVETRNPDIKFHLHIDRELVMISMDSSGDPLFKRGYRREQGEAPINEVLASGMLQLAGWDGKGNFLDPMCGSGTLLIEAAMIAMDLPAQIFRKRFGFQNWNNYDADLFAKIKEFRINRIRQFDGKIVGYDIDARMLNAARMNVEAAEMEDVIEIKKQNFFDSKKDLFPLLMVFNPPYDERISINDDDFYKKIGDTFKTHYPNTLAWLISSDLEAVKKIGLRPSRKIKLFNGKLETRFLQYEMYEGTKKVHKLEENK
- a CDS encoding AraC family transcriptional regulator encodes the protein MDFQIQYLTPDIKLSSYDDKLFKTETVFEYHMLVWFISGETKIIQADKTYVFKAGDIFLIPRNHLATIINYPKDGLPHKAVVMHLTTERLKNFYSSVDEQRKTGNHKASIHRFSSHPLLSSCLASLIPYFEMEDPLPENIAHLKITEAISIVREIDPEIDYILADFDEPGKVDLISFMEKNYMFNMPLERFGYLTGRSLSTFNRDFRKIFQTTPQRWLTQKRLELAYYHLSEKNKKPSDVFLEVGFEDLSHFSHAFKKQYGFAPSMTR
- a CDS encoding glycosyltransferase, which gives rise to MKPTISIVVAIYNRKDELFELLTSLTQQTDKEFEIIIVDDGSLIDLKPTIKNFEQGLDIKYFRKDNSGPGLTRNYGAARAANEWLVFVDSDVIVEKDYIEHIKNDILTIPCDAFGGADKAHKGFNLMQKAISYSMTSVFTTGGIRGSKKAVSKFQPRSFNMGVKKEVFKKVGGFSEMRIGEDPDLSMTLWENGFTTAFFDDIAVYHKRRVDFGKFSKQVYQFGCARPILNQRHPNYVKISFAFPTLFMLGYVMGFLEYFIMGRGIILAFYGLYTFLVLFHALLLTKNISIAGMAVISTYIQMFSYGYGFLKSWILLNVFRMKPEDAFPHHYYKK